The proteins below come from a single Mesobacillus jeotgali genomic window:
- a CDS encoding S-layer homology domain-containing protein encodes MAYQPKSYRKFVATAATATLVASAIAPVAGAASNFEDVAPKYKDAVDYLVDNNITQGTTPTTFGTHDNIKRGDLAIWLAKALKLDTASAPASGFADTAGTRYDAAVSVLKAKGIVSGKSETSYAPSAYVTRGEMAIMLSRAYELTTDEKAPFTDMGAYAPYINGLYAYEITTGKTPETFGTALNITRGDLAIFLKRAAEVAKTPEVVSAVSTADNEVTVTFNTAISAVDHTNFAINKGMNIGKVTLSADGKTATLTLTSDLVDGETYEVTVKDVKSVKGDKALESAKVSFKYELTKIEAVTLTKTEFAKGENIKDYVTVKDSNGKTVDTEAYQISAVESTNTSVVETDGDVVGNAGETAKVRVTVQYKDGTTFKTSEYAVKVKLPATTGDVAGFFLESTSSNSDLSSNYLEDGDFVKSGSHETYANTAAYELDAKLGKGLKTSLYADGTSHYLHVFADDSDTNPMAAELDLADTSYSVTSSNATVATVTRDGNGVYVTGHNVGTTNIVITKGSYSKTVAVEVKAAPVFKDAYVGATSVTLSDQTQLGAAQEDVNQQTVELGWEDTNGNKHDLASTAVVGPVANGKFEITNPYGTGGKLVVSVDQLRNGQYPVELAVSGSDLVLTAVANQTVTNFDVKVTYHKADGTVSQKKIAVVYKDVNPAVKAVAYEIAPSTKELNANAVKSYELDTNTVSFTAFALDANGNRVADVSNYLDLSVGGAAAKWFTVADAVSSDSTTKGSGKANVTFKADAYKYLTETGNLSVAVAVDYNGLSTTQNNGTYATETIAYKNTFAAPKSVTVNTSPILVDLSKVTSLTAKDLVFGKINAGEFVVDGTELVAVKAGADGYSIKPAITVKGQDGNVVPFGALQYGLAATSTEVGGYGPVFVDGQELKFSGKITNASNVSYNGNGVTAPITVSDADIANALDITSGYKGTFTLVIDKVYADGENAVTGAASESNLLSAPVQIQVTIVK; translated from the coding sequence ACTTTCGGAACTCACGACAACATCAAGCGTGGCGACCTGGCTATCTGGCTTGCAAAAGCTCTTAAGCTTGACACTGCTTCTGCACCAGCTTCAGGTTTCGCTGATACTGCAGGCACTCGCTATGATGCAGCTGTATCTGTTCTTAAAGCTAAGGGAATCGTTTCAGGTAAGTCTGAAACTTCTTACGCGCCATCTGCATACGTAACACGTGGCGAAATGGCAATCATGCTTTCAAGAGCATACGAACTAACTACTGACGAGAAAGCTCCATTCACTGACATGGGCGCTTATGCACCATATATTAACGGACTATATGCATACGAAATCACAACTGGTAAAACTCCAGAAACTTTCGGTACTGCATTGAACATTACTCGTGGTGATCTTGCAATCTTCCTTAAGAGAGCTGCTGAAGTAGCGAAAACTCCTGAGGTTGTAAGTGCAGTTTCAACTGCTGACAACGAAGTAACTGTAACTTTCAATACTGCGATTTCAGCGGTAGACCACACTAACTTCGCAATCAACAAAGGTATGAACATTGGGAAAGTTACTTTAAGTGCTGATGGAAAGACAGCTACTTTAACTTTAACAAGTGACCTTGTTGACGGTGAAACTTACGAAGTAACAGTTAAAGACGTTAAGTCTGTAAAAGGCGATAAAGCTCTTGAATCTGCAAAAGTTTCTTTCAAATATGAACTTACAAAGATTGAAGCTGTTACTCTAACTAAAACTGAATTTGCTAAAGGCGAAAATATCAAAGACTATGTAACTGTTAAAGATTCTAACGGTAAAACTGTTGATACAGAAGCTTACCAAATCTCTGCAGTTGAATCTACAAACACTTCTGTTGTTGAAACTGATGGAGATGTAGTAGGTAATGCTGGTGAAACTGCAAAAGTTCGCGTTACAGTACAATACAAAGACGGCACAACTTTCAAGACTTCTGAATATGCAGTGAAAGTTAAATTACCAGCAACAACTGGTGATGTAGCAGGATTCTTCCTTGAGTCAACTAGCTCAAACTCAGATCTTTCTTCTAACTATTTAGAGGATGGAGATTTCGTGAAGAGTGGAAGCCATGAAACTTATGCAAACACAGCTGCATACGAGTTGGATGCAAAACTTGGTAAAGGTCTAAAGACATCTCTATACGCTGATGGCACTAGCCACTACCTACACGTTTTCGCTGACGATTCTGATACTAACCCAATGGCTGCTGAATTGGATCTTGCAGACACTTCTTACAGTGTAACTTCTTCAAATGCAACTGTTGCAACTGTTACACGTGACGGAAATGGTGTATATGTAACTGGCCACAACGTGGGAACAACTAACATTGTAATCACAAAGGGTTCTTACTCAAAGACTGTTGCTGTTGAAGTGAAAGCTGCTCCAGTATTCAAGGATGCTTATGTTGGTGCTACTTCTGTAACTTTGTCTGACCAAACTCAACTTGGTGCAGCTCAAGAAGACGTTAACCAACAAACGGTTGAACTAGGATGGGAAGATACAAATGGTAATAAGCATGACCTTGCTTCTACTGCAGTTGTTGGACCTGTAGCAAATGGCAAATTCGAAATCACTAACCCATATGGAACTGGTGGCAAGTTAGTTGTTTCTGTGGACCAGCTAAGAAATGGTCAATACCCTGTAGAATTGGCTGTTTCTGGAAGCGACTTAGTTTTAACAGCTGTTGCAAACCAAACAGTTACAAACTTTGACGTAAAAGTAACATATCATAAAGCTGACGGCACTGTGTCTCAAAAGAAAATTGCAGTTGTTTACAAAGATGTTAATCCTGCTGTGAAAGCTGTTGCTTATGAAATAGCTCCAAGCACGAAGGAACTTAATGCTAACGCTGTAAAATCCTACGAGCTTGACACTAACACAGTATCTTTCACTGCGTTTGCTCTAGATGCTAACGGTAACCGTGTTGCTGATGTATCTAACTACCTTGATCTATCAGTTGGTGGAGCTGCTGCTAAGTGGTTTACTGTTGCTGATGCTGTATCTTCTGACTCAACAACTAAAGGCTCTGGTAAAGCTAACGTTACTTTCAAAGCTGATGCTTATAAGTACCTAACTGAAACTGGAAACCTATCTGTTGCTGTTGCAGTAGATTATAACGGACTAAGCACTACTCAAAACAATGGAACTTATGCGACTGAAACTATCGCATACAAGAACACATTTGCTGCTCCTAAGTCAGTAACTGTAAACACAAGCCCAATCCTTGTTGATCTAAGCAAAGTAACTTCTTTAACAGCGAAAGACTTAGTATTTGGTAAAATCAACGCTGGTGAATTCGTAGTTGATGGAACTGAATTGGTAGCAGTAAAAGCTGGTGCTGATGGGTACTCAATCAAGCCTGCTATCACTGTAAAAGGTCAAGATGGAAATGTAGTACCGTTCGGTGCTCTTCAATACGGTTTAGCTGCTACTTCTACTGAAGTTGGCGGATATGGACCAGTGTTTGTTGATGGCCAAGAGTTGAAGTTCTCTGGTAAAATCACAAACGCTAGCAATGTATCTTACAATGGTAATGGAGTAACTGCTCCAATCACTGTTTCTGATGCAGATATTGCTAACGCTTTAGACATCACTTCTGGTTACAAAGGTACATTTACACTTGTAATCGATAAAGTATATGCTGATGGCGAAAATGCAGTAACTGGTGCTGCTTCTGAAAGCAACTTGCTTTCTGCTCCGGTTCAAATCCAAGTAACTATCGTAAAATAA